In the genome of Lonchura striata isolate bLonStr1 chromosome 22, bLonStr1.mat, whole genome shotgun sequence, one region contains:
- the GTF3C4 gene encoding general transcription factor 3C polypeptide 4, translated as MVIHRTAVPAPGAACTLKVGPKKEVAECKEKFASSVDPTVSQTFMLDRVFNPEGKSLTPMRGFKYSSWSPLGCDANGRCLLAALTMDNRLTIHANLNRLQWVQLVDLTELYGERLFEASYRLCKADAPCGELGDFPEFQRRHSMQAPVRMEWSGICTTQQVKHNNECRDVGSVLLAVLFENGNIAVWQFQLPFLGKESITSCNTIESGISSPSVLSWWEYEHNNRKMSGLIVGSAYGPVKIIPVNLKAVKGYFTLRQPVVLWQEMDQLPVHSIKCIPLYHPYQKCSCSLVVAARGPYVFWCLLLISKAGLNVHNSHVTGLHSLPIVSMTADKQNGTVYTCSSDGKVRQLIPIFTDVALKFEHQVIKLSEVFGCVRTHGIAVSPCGAYLAVITTEGMANGLHPVNKNYQVQFVTLKTFEEAAAQLLESSVQNLFRQVDLTDLVRWKILKDKHIPQFLQEALDKKIESCGSTYFWRFKLFLLRILYQSMQKAPSEVMWRPSHEDAKILISDSPGMGSTEDDQEEGTSKQASKQSLRDTGKGVDIDDTADDSLHQSGDTGGREPMVEKLLEIQAQIEAVEMHLTREHMKRVLGEVYLHTWITENTSIPTRGVCDFLMSDDGYDDRTARVLIGHILKKMNKQTFPEHCSLCKEILPFTDRKQAVCSNGHIWLRCFLTYQSCQSLVYRRCLLHDSIARHPTPEDPEWIKRLLQGPCTFCDSPVF; from the exons ATGGTCATCCACCGCACCGCCGTGCCCGCGCCCGGCGCCGCCTGCACGCTCAAG GTTGGCCCAAAGAAGGAGGTGGCTGAGTGTAAGGAGAAATTCGCCAGCTCAGTGGATCCCACCGTCAGCCAGACGTTTATGCTGGACCGAGTGTTCAACCCCGAGGGGAAATCCCTGACACCCATGCGGGGCTTCAAATATTCCAGCTGGTCCCCTCTGGGCTGTGACGCCAACGGGAGGTGCCTGCTGGCAGCCCTGACCATGGACAACCGCCTGACCATCCACGCCAACCTCAACCGGCTGCAGTGGGTGCAGCTGGTGGACCTGACCGAGCTCTACGGCGAGCGCCTGTTCGAGGCCAGCTACAGACTGTGTAAGGCCGACGCTCCCTGCGGGGAGCTGGGAGACTTCCCGGAGTTCCAGCGGCGGCACAGCATGCAGGCCCCGGTGCGCATGGAGTGGTCGGGCATCTGCACCACCCAGCAGGTCAAGCACAACAACGAGTGCCGGGACGTGGGCAGCGTGCTCCTGGCCGTGCTCTTCGAGAACGGCAACATCGCCGTCTGGCAGTTCCAGCTGCCCTTTCTGGGGAAGGAATCCATCACTTCCTGCAATACCATCGAGTCGGGAATAAGCTCTCCCAGCGTGTTGTCCTGGTGGGAGTACGAGCACAACAACCGGAAGATGAGTGGGCTGATCGTGGGCAGCGCGTACGGCCCGGTGAAGATCATCCCTGTCAACCTCAAGGCGGTCAAAGGCTACTTCACGCTGAGACAGCCCGTGGTCTTGTGGCAGGAGATGGACCAGCTGCCCGTGCACAGCATCAAATGCATCCCTCTCTACCACCCCTACcagaaatgcagctgcagcctggtggTGGCTGCGAGAGGCCCTTATGTGTTCTGGTGCCTCCTGCTGATATCCAAAGCGGGGCTGAACGTCCACAATTCCCACGTCACGGGGCTGCACTCCTTGCCCATCGTCTCCATGACTGCGGACAAGCAGAACGGCACGGTGTACACCTGCTCCAGCGATGGCAAGGTCAGGCAGCTCATCCCCATATTCACAGACGTTGCTTTAAAGTTTGAGCACCAGGTGATAAAGCTCTCGGAGGTGTTTGGCTGTGTCAGGACTCACGGAATCGCCGTCAGCCCGTGCGGGGCGTACCTGGCGGTCATCACCACCGAGGGCATGGCCAACGGGCTGCACCCGGTCAACAAAAACTACCAAGTTCAGTTTGTCACCCTCAAGACTTTTGAGGAggcagctgcacagctcttGGAATCTTCTGTTCAGAACCTTTTCCGGCAAGTGGACTTGACCGATCTCGTACGCTGGAAAATCTTGAAGGATAAGCACATCCCTCAGTTCTTACAGGAAGCACTGGATAAAAAGATTGAGAGCTGTGGTTCCACTTACTTCTGGAGGTTTAAGTTGTTTCTCTTGAGGATTTTGTACCAGTCGATGCAGAAAGCCCCCTCAGAGGTCATGTGGAGACCTTCACACGAGGATGCCAAAATCTTGATATCAGATTCCCCTGGGATGGGCAGCACTGAAGATGATCAAGAGGAAGGAACTTCGAAACAAGCCAGCAAGCAGAGCCTGAGGGACACAGGCAAAGGTGTGGACATTGATGACACTGCAGATGATTCTCTCCATCAGTCAGGTGACACTGGAGGCCGTGAGCCAATGGTAGAAAAGCTTCTTGAAATACAGGCACAGATTGAGGCTGTAGAAATGCACTTGACCCGAGAACACATGAAACGGGTGTTGGGAGAAGTTTACCTGCACACGTGGATTACAGAGAACACCAGCATTCCCACCAGAGGAGTCTGTGACTTCTTAATGTCCGACGATGGCTACGATGACAGAACAGCACGA GTGCTGATTGGGCACATCCTGAAGAAGATGAACAAGCAAACCTTCCCCGAGCACTGCAGTTTGTGCAAGGAGATCCTGCCCTTCACCGACCGCAAGCAGGCCGTGTGCTCCAACGGCCACATTTGGCTCAG